DNA sequence from the Saimiri boliviensis isolate mSaiBol1 chromosome 5, mSaiBol1.pri, whole genome shotgun sequence genome:
CTAAaacactactaaaaataccactaatgagaatttttttaaaaggcaaaataaaagtaTTGAGAGCAAAAGAAAACCAGCAACAAAATTTGGTAAGCTGGAAAGCAGATGGACAAGACTTTGCAAACACTCCAAAACACTTTATAAGTCATCAGTAAAAAACAAGTTAAGAACCAAGCTATTTTATATCACAAATTTCCTATCTACATCCCCCAAAAAACTGGCTGCCCCTGGTAGCTAGGAATTGAGGTGTAAAGAGGGCAGGAAGAAGGACAGATTTAAAGTCTCTCTGAGAAGCTATTAAAGCTCTAGATCCTCTCCAAAGAAGCATCAAATGATGCCTCCTCATCCAAAGAGAAAAGTGGTTAATCCTATTCTCTAAACTGAAGAAAGAGAGTTTCCAGGACTCTTATACACAGCAGAAGGTACTAAAAGGGAATTAAGTGAAGGTAGGCAACCTGGAAAGTTTCCTCCCACTTTGACTGTCAGCCTTTACCTAGCAGGCAGTTTTCTCTGGGAACTAGACTACCTAAGAAGTCCTAAAGCAATACATATAGGACAGTCCTCCAAAGAAAAGGCCAtagtcctctctttctttctccgcCATCGTGGTGTGTGCTTTACTGCATTTCTCGCCATGTCTTCTCACAAGACTTTCAGGATTAAGCGATTCCtggccaagaaacaaaaacaaaatcgtCCCATTCCCCAGTGGATTCGGatgaaaactggtaataaaatcAGGTACAACTTCAAAAGGAGACACTGGAGAAGAACCAAGCTTGGTCTGTAAGAAATCACACATGCGATGGCACACGTATTTATGCTGTCCGAAGGTCACAATCGAGTGTTACTAAACCAAGCTATCTGGAGACGTTTGAACAGATTCCCTTCTGTATCTGTTATGAAGGCATTAGTTAGTACAACCCACAGTGCTTCCattattcatgtttaaaaaaaaaaaaaaaaaaaggttttggttgCCTGGGTTCAGTAATAAATATGTGAGACctttcacttcaaaaaaaaaaaaaagaaagaaagaaaaagaaaaggccataGTCAACAAGCCCCATCCACAAAACTCAGATATCTAATCAAGTTTTTAGTGTCCCCTTCTTAAATAAGTGGCCTGCAAAAGTCTCTAGTGGGAAAAACACAGTAAtcgaaaagagaaaaagcaacttGGAAGAGActatagaaagaagaaaactaaaaaaaaaaaaaaaaaaaaaaaaaaaaaaaacaagaaataacccaATGATTAATATCTTTAAAGAGCCAGAAGATAGGCAACAATGAGAACAGGGACAAGgcagcatttaaaaaagaatattcaaaagcAGAGGTAGGGGGAAGCTCTTGAGAATTAAAAATGTtgccagaaaatttaaaaatccattagaAAATTCAGTAGTAACCTACAGATtagaacaaaaagataaaacagagaGCATATCAGAATGCTAGGGGACAAACAGAAGATCCTACAAGCAACtgcacaggaggaaaaaaaaggtcCTATACATAGAAATCAGCTTTTATTAACTTCAAGGTATAATGAAAAGTAATGAAGCAATGGCTTCAAAATGCTGAAGGAAAACTGTTtccaatctagaattctatacaCAAACCATAAACAagtgtgaagataaaatgaatacatttcagACACATAAGGTCTTGACATTTTCCTCTCATGCACCCTAAAAAAACTATTGGCAGAAGATCACCAAAATAAAGAAGTCAACAGTAGGAGTGAAAAAGACATAGGATATAGGAAAAAGAGATCCAACACAAAAGAGAGGGAATGGGAATCCCTAGATGATAAAGGCATATGGCAACTCTATACTGGGTGCAGACAGAAGCAAGTTCAGATTGGGACATAAGACACTCCAGAAaattaaattgataaataaacCCTATACATCTCAATACCCTGAGAAGAGATAAAACTACTGAAGACAGTTTGGAGGTGAATTAATGATAATTATTTGAGCACTAAGCAAACAGTTTATTAATGACTCCATGGAAAACAAAGATAGTTATAGGGTAGGAAAAGATTTCATGGTCAACTACATGGCTCAGATCTGAACAAAATTTGTGGTCACAAAAACATAAGCACTGAATTTCAACCTATCTGAAATTATAATGTAACTATTGAGATGCAAAGGGAACAGAAAGATCCTTGTCTGTGATGATAGAAGAAGGATAAAAAAGACAATCTTCCTCTTCCATAGCTGGAAGTCAACAGACAATGCCTaacactgggctgggcacagtggctcattcctataatcccagtactttgggaggccaaggtgggtggactgcttgagcccaggagtccaagaccagccagggcaacatggcaaaactctgtctctacgaaaaacacaaaaattagctggaagtggtgtcacacacacctgtagttccagctactcaggagtctgaggtaggaggatcacctgagcctgggtaggCGGCAGTGAGCTACAACTGAGTCACTgcagtgggtgacagagcaagaccttgtctccaaaacaaacaaaaaaagagcctaaCACTGAAAAAAACCTGAAGTTGCAATATAACCAAGTAATACACAGCTAAAGAGGCAATCAGCGAGAGAAGCAACTAAGAAGAGTTTCAAGAAGTGGCTGCCTTTAGGAATAGAAAACAGGGAGAGAAACATGAAGGGTACTCCTAGTTTTTGTTAGAATATGCAGACCAATACTTTTAAACTATGTGCACAtatataactgatttttttaaaaacagctatgCCTTTCCTAAGCAAtatgaaacatattttatttacatacctAAAGCTtcagggtttatttatttatttatgaggcacggtcttgctctgtggcccagactgcaGTACCAGTTTATCCTTCTTTTATCATCACAGTCAAGCATctttctgttccctctgcctctcaATGGTGCAatgccagctcactgcagcttcgacctcttgggctcaagcagtactcGCACCGAaaccttccaagcagctgggcctataggcacacgccacatgcccagctaattttttgtgttttttggtagagacaggctcttgccatgttgcccaagctattcttgaattcctgagctcgaGTAATTcgcccaccttgacttcccaaagtgctgggattacaggtgtgaaccacgacAACCAGCCTACTTCAAGGTTTTTAAGAAAGCCAAGGCATCAGCTAAGCTCGTTTGTCAAGTGTATTCCattcaaatgttcatctcctaTATCCCATGCTATTATCCATCTATCATCAAGATCCTATTCATATAGGACGTTGGTTCAGGATCTTCTGCAATTTTCTAATTCCTGTCCCCAACAtggaatttaatatttttctctacgACTTCAGTTTCAAATTAATTAATGTGCCTTAACTGAAATGAGATCTGATACACTTATATTCACCTACTCGCATATAAATGACCCATACAAAAATCTGTCCAAACTTCCAGCTATATATGGTTCTCTCTCCAGTCTCTTGAATCTCCTCTAAAATGAcagcaagaaaattaaaaggaaaggtAAAGTCCAAGGATGAATCAGGGggcaaaaaaacaataaataaaatatttcaatcctGTTTTGATGACCAACAGAGATACCAAAAGGGCATATTGGTAAGAAGTCAACCAAGAACCTTCACAAGTAAAGGTGAAACAAGgcgaaagaaaagagggaaagaaaagagaggggaaaagaaaagggagaggggaagggagagggagagggagagggagagggagagggagagggagagggagagggagagggagagggagagggagagggagaacaaGAAACTGTTAAAATCCTCTATATAGAATGAAACCCAGCTTCCTTGGCTCCCTTCCAGACCTTGTATTACAAGAAAGTTAATTCCAACCCCaataaataaagaattaataaattaatgaacaaacaaaattacGCAAATCAAACCATTGTGGACACAGGCAtggggcaaagatttcatgacgaagacagcaaaagcaaaaaatgacaaatgggatctaattaaactaaagagcttctgcacagcaaaagaaactatcaacagagtaaacagacaacctacagaatgggagaaaatttctgcaaattACACAtgtgacaaaggcctaatatcaaGCATccataagaaacttaaataaattaacaagaaaaaaacaaccccattaaaaagcgggcaaaggacatgaacaattTTCAAAGCAAGACATATATATGgccaaaaatcatatgaaaaacagctcaatatcactgattgttagagaaacgaaaatcaaaaccacaatgagatacatctcataccagtcagaatgactattattaaaaagtcaaaaaatattcTCACAATGTCCCtctgaaaaattaaagagaaaatattttttataagtaaaattagccaaaataaacaaatgggatctaattaaactgaagaatttctgcacagcaaaagaaacaatcattagcgtgaactggcaaccaacagaatgagaaaacattttgcaatctatccatctgacaaagggctaatatctagcatctacaaagaactaaagcagatttacaagaaaaaaaataaacaaccccatcaaaaagtgggcaaaagatatgaacagacactttttaaaagaagacatttatgaggccaagaaacatgaaaagatgctcatcatcattgccattagagaaatgcaaatcaaaatcacattgagataccatctcatgccagttagaatggtgatcattaaaaaatctggacacagatgctggagaggatgtggagaaataggaacacttttacatcgttgatgggagtgtaaattagtgtaaccattgtggaagacagtgtggcaatttctcaaggatctagaaatagaaatacaatttgaccctatataacaaacctgtacatgtatccctgaacttaaagaaaaaagaaaacaaatgaataaacaaggtGAAAGTTTAAGAAAAGCTCAATTTTAAGGGAAAAGAATCACACTAAACTACTTGCCTCAAAAGTAAACAACAGTCTCAggtataatattataaatattacaatACTATTGATTTACCTAATAACAATAACCTAACATGGTCAGACTAGAAGAAAAGAGAGTCTAGAAAGAACTAATCTAAAAGGAGGTTAGCATTTAAACCACTAACAGTGACGTATCAAGAaacagctccatccatgttcctgtaatACCATCACAGTACTTAGAAATCTGGGAGTGATTACCAAGAGCAATAACTAAGAGCTAGTGGATGCTCTATAGAACACAATGGCAGCAGGAGGGTGAAGAGCTGCTAATTTTAAGTCTGTCAGTGTTACCTAACGTTTAAAACTGTGTGTATacatcctctttttattttttgagaaactgcaaaGAAAATGTACCATGGAAAACCTTCACAGTCCAGTATATTAGTCTGACCGTAATTCCTTATTCTTCTTGTACTCACTCCTCTGCTACCAATTCACAGTAATTATGTGTCAATTCATCATGATCTCCAATCCCTGTATCCCTTACTATCTCTAAATAATTTGGCTTTCGAGATTTGCTCTCTGTGCTGCAATACTTTAATCTCTGCCTTGTCAAAACCTTTTCCTCCTTTGCCACAACTGTCTGTGAGAGGGGAAGTGACACTACTGCACAACTGAAAGTTTTGGGTCTCCAACCTGCTATCGGGAGTAGAGAATGAGTGCCCCTTACTAATAATATACACTCACTAGTCACTCTCTCAATTCCCCTCAACAGTAAATATGAAAGTCATTATTCTTCACAAGCCCTCAATTTTATGTCCAATCCCTTCTCACAAAACATAAGCTTGATTTCAcctcataaaaaaattaaaaaactatgaACTATGACGATCAACTTCTTCAACTACCCATTTGCATCTCTGACCTTCCTAGTTCATTTTCCTATACCTATACTTAATTCTTTCCCTCCTATCACTGGAGTAAACCctcttaaaaatcaaaactatactGTCTTATTCTTGCAACTGACTTCTTACCAGTCCCCAGTAGCCACTGTTGTTTTCTTTCATAGCCATCTCTCAGAATGTCCACACTGCTGATTTCCAAACCTTCATCTCTCACTGAGGTAACAAGCTACTCTTAACACATTACTCCATTGAAACTGTTCCCCTATGATCACCAACAACCTAGAAGCTGAAAAACTCCCAAGTACTTCTAAGGTTTTCTCTAATGCTATTTCACTGCAGCAACTGGCACTATTTACCATCCCTTCTTGAAACATTCACTTCTCTCCATTTTATGACCATAATCCTTTAGCTTGGCTTCTAACTCTCTGTCAGGTTCCACTTACTCAGCTTGTCCATTAAGCGTCTGTGTTCACTAAGGCCCTATTCTTCACCTTTCTACTCCACAGCCTCTTCTCAGCCAACCTCTGCCTTTGTGCCCCACACATGGTGATGACTTTACAACACCCAAGTGTTTGTTGTTGAACCTTTTAAAGGTGCATATAATAAACTCATCTGTTTCTATTTCACCTACTCCTCCTTTTCAGTATTACAAATCTCAGTGGATGCCACACTGGGTTGCCAAAGTTACAAACCTGGGAATTACCAGATTCCTAATATTCTTACTCCCTTCATATCTAAGCAATTACTAattatgttgattttatttttctctcacctCCTTCCTCATTCTCATTGACCTACAAATATTATTCATATTTCACCTGAAATACTGTAGTAAAAGCACCTATTTCCAACATAATTCATACCTTTGTTCCAATCCTTCCAAACCAATGCTGCAAGAGTAAACTTTCTAATATCGTACATAAATCTGTCACTTCACTTCCATGCTTAACATTTTTGCATGACTACAGAATCCAGCAAACTCCCTTGTACGGCATATCTGCCCTTCAAGACTTGGTCCATAAATACCTCTCTGGATCCCTCTCCTACCAATCTGTTAGTTATACTTTTCTCATCTAGTACTCTCATGCCTAAGACTTCAATCTGCCTAGCTAACCTTCTGACAGAAATACATATACTCCCCTACCACACGTGAATGACAAACACCCATTCATCCTTTAAGTCTCAGCTCAACCATTATCTCCTCTGAGATGTTCTCCCAAGCACACTTAGATGCTCTTTCTTCCTATGCCCTCAACAGATACATGCACTCATTAAAGCAGTTTTACCCTTACCTGTTTAAATattcatctattttattctttgaacTTAGTAAGAGCAagataaaataacttttcatCTCTGAATACCCAGCGCTTAAGCTGGGATCATGAAAATCCTAACCACATAACATTTGCTGAGTGaataaacaagattttaaaaataactgttctTAACATTAAGCAGAGTATATAATATTAGTAATTCTACTAATAAAGTTACAATTCTGATACTAAGTTATCAGAATAATTTTCCATTATTAAAAGGaagtatttcttaatttatgtTGCTAAAATTTCACAGACAGAAGACTAGTTTGCTACTAGTTATGTATTTTGATGGTCAATTAAAAGCTTTTTGTATAATAGTCACTTTACACAAAAAGGGAGGGGAGAACTTTCTAGAaccttttccaaaatattttatttatttaaacgaTTATAAAACTTTATCTGGCCTGAGTCCATgagtgagggaagaaaaaaaatttaagggctCCCCTCTTCCCATGACCCCCCCCATAAGccacatgttttttgtttttttaagtttttttctaagcatataaaaaaataccaacaattttgcctgttttaacaaaagcaatttctttcttttttttttttttattgcattttaggttttggggtacatgtgaagaagcaattttttcttaaaagatatgATTCAAACTGTTGTGCTTTAGTATACCAATGAAAGTTTCTGAGATTAGTTATTTCTGAATATCTATTAATTGTTATTTGCTgctgagtatttttaaataattccattttaaaaaacttacctCTGGATGAAAAAAGATTTCAGGTCCCAAAAATCTCTCATAACCAACATCAATGGAAAATTCTTTCTTTGAGATAGCATTGATTCCAGTATActgtttaatccattttgaccCATCTGTATCATACTTGTTAAATTCTTTTACTAAATCTGGGCAGACATAACTATAGCGctcctaaaaaaaacaaagaaacaaaaggaactttttttgtttattacagGAACAGTAAAAAAGAATGGCATGTTTTCAGTaaactagaataaaataaaaaaaaaacttttcaaaaaataaaattaggaatttaAGTTGGAAGAAAAATTCATGTTAGGATATTATCATATGtgtaatacaaataaacatacTTATctcatacatatattttctagCTTTATGTATAAACAATTAATATTTGAGAGACTGGAAAGTTGATTTCtactattttaatgttatttactGAAAATATCCATTAATGTcattcaacattttctttctcagtaatAACAAATCTTGTGCTCTAGGTaaggagaataaataaaatacagaactgAAGAATAAGTAATAACTGTGATAACCACACAAATTAATATAGATCCTTAATATCTATCTGAAACAAAACTGATCATggtctcagtaaataaatgaccaaagaaaaaaagctgaaaatataaGTTACTCTATTTTGCTGCATATTTGGTTATATAACCTAAGTAAAAGCTTTCatcaaaaacattgaaaaatattttatagtttataacatcatatttgtaatttataaacTCCCAACTGCCagtctatatttttttaaataaaacttactttttcaatatttttacacATCACTGGCTCCATCCAAAACAGATGCAAATATTACtagtaataattaaaatacacaaagagaaaaaatactggaaacaaaagacatttgATTACACTATTTAAGattttctcggccgggcgcggtggctcaagcctgtaatcccagcactttgggaggccgaggcgggtggatcacgaggtcgaaagatccagaccatcctggtcaacatggtgaaaccccgtctctactaaaaatacaaaaaaactagctgggcgtggtggtgcatgcctgtaatcccagctacttaggaggctgaggcaggagaattgcctgagcccaggaggcggaggttgcagtgagccgagatcgcgccattgcactccagcctgggcaacaagagcgaaactccctctcaaaaaaaaaaaaaaaaaaaaaaaaaaagattttctccaAACCTTGGAAATGGGAATGACAAAGAAATGATATTCCTTCAAAGACATTCGGACTGACCATCAATCTTCTCTGAAATAGATTTAAATCTCTGgtgttttctccttttgctttgttttgatttcACAGATTTCCCAAAGATTTTGAATCAGTAGTATTCACattaactttttatatatttaattcttaTGCCACCAACTTGAGATTACTTTTGGCAGCCATTTACTAATTTCTTTACTACCTAGGAAGTAGttgataaattttcatttttaa
Encoded proteins:
- the LOC120368061 gene encoding large ribosomal subunit protein eL39-like, giving the protein MSSHKTFRIKRFLAKKQKQNRPIPQWIRMKTGNKIRYNFKRRHWRRTKLGL